From Euzebyales bacterium, the proteins below share one genomic window:
- a CDS encoding helix-turn-helix domain-containing protein has protein sequence MADDGPGAGAPSERWVRRTADVSTRRALRSTTRASIYEHLRHVGEGQTVRDIAGAFDLHPNVARTHLETLADAGLVVVSSRKHPGGGRPAKVYLARAEIGADEIRVDPIVRPTQGPTTLLRLLGEVIVSGNGNGPQTGGRLEVVRQAAAREGNRLADRSDEPCGSLPEAAAVVGRILRSEGYLVEVHQADDGEALLSRLGGLIDPLRPVRGGLAAALEWGLLTGAFARVWRPVQLAPVADVDGDRAPGWAVRPAPAGPASNRLLVTVGGRVDARGAPRETGVVRAMRAITALDPGAVLEVLAGGPGSPAAFARWADRAGHELIGVERATDDQGRPAIRLLIRKGRT, from the coding sequence ATGGCTGACGACGGCCCGGGCGCAGGCGCGCCGTCCGAGCGCTGGGTCCGTCGCACTGCGGACGTCAGCACTCGGCGGGCGCTGCGCAGCACCACACGGGCGAGCATCTACGAGCACCTGCGCCACGTCGGGGAGGGCCAGACGGTGCGTGACATCGCCGGGGCGTTCGATCTGCACCCCAACGTGGCACGGACGCACCTGGAGACCCTCGCCGACGCGGGGCTGGTCGTTGTCAGCAGCCGCAAGCACCCGGGCGGCGGGCGTCCGGCGAAGGTCTACCTGGCACGTGCCGAGATCGGTGCCGACGAGATCCGTGTCGACCCGATCGTCCGACCCACCCAGGGACCCACGACGCTGCTTCGCCTGCTGGGCGAGGTGATCGTCAGCGGCAACGGCAACGGTCCGCAGACCGGGGGGCGGCTTGAGGTCGTCCGCCAGGCGGCCGCCCGCGAGGGCAACCGGCTGGCCGACCGCAGCGACGAGCCGTGCGGGTCGCTGCCGGAGGCGGCCGCCGTCGTCGGCAGGATCCTGCGGTCCGAGGGCTACCTCGTCGAGGTGCACCAGGCCGACGACGGCGAGGCGCTGCTCAGCCGGCTGGGCGGCTTGATCGACCCGCTCCGTCCGGTACGGGGTGGGCTGGCGGCCGCGCTGGAGTGGGGGTTGCTGACGGGTGCCTTCGCGCGCGTGTGGCGGCCGGTGCAGCTTGCGCCGGTCGCCGACGTCGACGGCGACCGAGCGCCAGGCTGGGCTGTGCGTCCCGCCCCGGCAGGGCCGGCGAGCAACCGCCTGCTGGTCACGGTGGGTGGGCGCGTCGATGCGCGCGGCGCACCCCGCGAGACCGGCGTTGTCCGTGCCATGCGAGCGATCACCGCGCTCGACCCGGGCGCGGTGCTGGAGGTGCTGGCCGGCGGACCGGGCTCCCCGGCCGCGTTCGCACGGTGGGCCGACCGCGCCGGCCACGAGCTCATCGGGGTCGAGCGCGCGACCGACGACCAGGGACGGCCGGCGATCCGGCTGCTCATCCGCAAGGGGCGGACATGA
- a CDS encoding DsrE family protein: protein MSRAVTVVLSSATSSSAAATALQLADRLLAAEHRVMVFAHGTAVDLALDSGPIADAVRALLHRGVHGATLDWVVEAGAAGGRRMVDGVVAGDDADLWRFVREADVVLAPGGGQPWRVVS from the coding sequence GTGAGCCGCGCCGTCACCGTGGTGCTGTCGTCGGCGACCAGCTCGTCGGCCGCGGCGACCGCCCTGCAGCTGGCAGACCGGCTCCTGGCGGCGGAGCACCGGGTCATGGTGTTCGCCCACGGCACTGCGGTCGACCTGGCGCTGGATTCCGGCCCCATCGCGGACGCCGTTCGCGCCCTGCTGCACCGCGGTGTGCACGGTGCCACGCTCGACTGGGTCGTCGAGGCAGGGGCCGCTGGAGGACGCCGCATGGTCGACGGCGTGGTCGCGGGTGACGACGCGGACCTGTGGCGTTTCGTGCGGGAGGCCGACGTGGTGCTCGCACCGGGAGGAGGTCAGCCGTGGCGCGTCGTGTCGTGA
- a CDS encoding MoaD/ThiS family protein, whose translation MAVTVRLFAALRDAAGTAQVEVAPDTVPAIVADLCDRFGEPFATRVTVASGMLDGRRVALDEANLAADGAELALLPPFSGGSTATLRQQRVYRLLLAGSLLVPLLLLVGVFSSRWAFGLVVVVVAVGSLIDLHATLGVASVRTLLPTALVMGAGPPTLLLIAPDTGRRWVGGVLALAVMTSFLLAFASPRRHETAAVVGSTLFAGLLVAVGAATLVALHDQLDPVLVASALAMIALTDAAVVVASRPTVRHRKRYLVVAAVATALPSGLVVYAASDVAPPPVVLIVGFALAAVVAALASARFRQVLRRAGTASEATGEAVPALLIGTADAVLLGVPLALLWAQLVMA comes from the coding sequence GTGGCGGTCACGGTGCGGTTGTTCGCCGCGTTGCGTGACGCGGCCGGCACCGCGCAGGTCGAGGTCGCACCCGACACGGTGCCGGCGATCGTCGCTGACCTCTGCGACCGCTTCGGCGAGCCCTTCGCGACGCGCGTGACGGTGGCGTCGGGCATGCTCGACGGCCGGCGCGTGGCGCTCGACGAGGCCAACCTGGCGGCCGACGGCGCCGAGCTCGCCCTCCTGCCGCCGTTCAGCGGTGGATCGACCGCCACGCTGCGTCAGCAGCGCGTCTACCGGCTGCTGCTCGCCGGGTCGCTGCTGGTCCCGCTGCTGTTGCTCGTGGGCGTCTTCTCGAGCCGGTGGGCGTTCGGCCTGGTCGTCGTCGTGGTGGCCGTCGGCAGCCTGATCGACCTCCACGCCACACTCGGAGTGGCCAGTGTCCGCACCCTGCTACCGACCGCGCTGGTGATGGGTGCCGGACCTCCGACGCTGCTGCTCATCGCGCCCGACACCGGGCGCCGGTGGGTGGGCGGCGTCCTCGCACTCGCGGTGATGACCAGCTTCCTCCTGGCGTTCGCGTCGCCACGACGACACGAAACGGCGGCGGTCGTGGGGTCGACGCTGTTTGCCGGTCTGCTTGTCGCCGTCGGCGCCGCGACCCTGGTCGCCCTGCACGATCAGCTCGACCCGGTCCTGGTGGCCAGTGCGCTGGCGATGATCGCGCTGACCGACGCAGCCGTCGTCGTCGCGAGTCGCCCGACGGTACGCCACCGCAAGCGCTACCTGGTAGTCGCCGCCGTCGCAACCGCACTGCCGTCTGGCCTCGTCGTATACGCGGCCAGCGACGTCGCGCCCCCACCGGTGGTGCTGATCGTCGGCTTCGCGCTCGCGGCGGTCGTCGCCGCGCTGGCCAGCGCGCGGTTCCGCCAGGTCCTCCGTCGTGCGGGCACGGCGTCCGAGGCGACCGGCGAGGCGGTCCCGGCCCTGCTGATCGGCACCGCCGACGCCGTGCTGTTGGGTGTGCCCCTGGCGTTGTTGTGGGCGCAGCTGGTGATGGCCTGA
- a CDS encoding ATP/GTP-binding protein → MPSAPSEGPASATQPKSVKIIVSGGFGVGKTTFVGAVSEIVPLRTEAAMTSASVDIDDAAWLPDKTTTTVAMDFGRITFDDALRLYLFGTPGQDRFGFMWDDLVRGALGAVVLVDTRRLDHCYTSIDYYESRDIPFVVAVNQFDDAPVHHRDDIRYALNVGDDVPMLRCDARDRESVKEVLVALLETVLLAVQRQRAEGNDVNSQASVAAAQG, encoded by the coding sequence ATGCCGTCCGCTCCCTCTGAGGGTCCCGCATCGGCCACGCAGCCGAAGTCGGTCAAGATCATCGTGTCCGGCGGCTTCGGCGTCGGCAAGACCACGTTCGTGGGGGCGGTGTCGGAGATCGTCCCGTTGCGGACCGAGGCCGCCATGACATCCGCCAGCGTCGACATCGACGACGCCGCGTGGCTGCCCGACAAGACGACGACCACGGTCGCGATGGACTTCGGTCGGATCACCTTCGACGACGCGTTGCGCCTGTACCTGTTCGGAACACCGGGGCAGGACCGGTTCGGGTTCATGTGGGACGACCTGGTGCGGGGCGCGCTCGGGGCGGTCGTGCTCGTCGACACGCGCCGGCTCGACCACTGCTACACCTCGATCGACTACTACGAGTCGCGTGACATCCCGTTCGTCGTCGCGGTCAATCAGTTCGACGACGCGCCTGTCCATCACCGCGACGACATCCGGTACGCGCTGAACGTCGGCGACGACGTGCCGATGCTGCGCTGCGACGCCCGCGACCGCGAGTCTGTCAAGGAGGTGCTGGTCGCCCTGCTCGAGACCGTCCTGCTCGCCGTGCAGCGGCAGCGGGCCGAGGGGAACGACGTCAACAGCCAGGCCTCGGTCGCCGCGGCACAGGGCTGA
- a CDS encoding ATP-binding protein: MARRPASSTRDRSRPTARGRSTPARQSLQSRILSRVLVISIAPMLFIGMIALVSLVGLSRSAEQDVAASREELRQDVVGPAVRRDAAGVAREVERLLAERVADVVELSVSPLLVSAAGEAATDVGDALVATPITELEQQYAGSRRLAGGSDAERHLRAIAKRQAVFRQLLFTERNGFTVGSSSNPEHLSNSGEPWWSTAWDDGFFIGPVERLGTDAYGLTVAARIGEQGTDEHAGVVKAIINVRVLQRTTDRIARDSGSDVTLLTGEGELLAETVSDHDASRLLNPEIELDAERAETVERALGSNEPGVALTESSVAGFAPVSTVDGRLRRLLQRFDNLDQDPISWIAVVERPIDAAFAPLARLSDVSDGLSATARTFAIIVVVALLLSLIAAFLVSTRLAQRIVGPLRSLGATARNIADHQLPVLVHRAQRPGAGRDTDLPVLPAVELRTNDEIEDVADAFNIVSSTAADLAADQARSRRNVARMFVSLGRRNQNLLSRQLEFIDRLERDTSDPDLLDDLFRLDHLATRMRRNAESLLVLAGEEPARRWSEPVSLTSVVRGAISEVEDYRRVTLDGVDEAQLAGAAVADVTHLLAELIENATQFSPPDTPVDVVGRRVVDGYALAVVDDGVGMSVEQLEDANRRIDASPMVDRVPSSFLGLFVVGRLAARHRIRVRLGESTTEGVTAKVLLPTALIDPPVPTGVAGNRGPALEAGALPDDAAEGAAAHDVTAAESDADGVGIDVADDTATERTHVSASVVRERRPAFDQTAPPIPGRGGRTWSSEERTSSRAPFDHIEMRGLTDDEVDLRDAETEPDVGPAESDDRSSTVDEHGPDDGAAAGPPDEAVDLGLDLREPSEVRDDRPDTATQEPGEPWSGDRAFDDLAYTGEARYPPVGDSAPTDVEVAEDAFGAEPVAGSAIGADRAEVGDVVAGDVVAEPVARDRAAATDGPGDLETEVVSDEPDDVETAGEPVTTDRRDQPTADDVGAWWTGDLGPHEPAEGSLDDIWAPHDTTVFPADDRPAPGATDGTPAPGGTEDTRPPAATDDDPLIEPAPLDDDPLVEPAPLDDDRPAAVTEAEDDPRDAAPVLEVRRRASRREGAAGGPANGRALLRTERTPAADDAAPSEPSPSRATTNAEVTDEHGVTLTAAEHEARATRDRLSRFQRAVQEGRSQTRSRHNGGEHHDA; encoded by the coding sequence ATGGCGCGCAGACCAGCCAGCTCGACCAGAGACCGCAGCCGGCCGACGGCGCGGGGACGGTCCACGCCGGCCCGGCAGTCGTTGCAGAGCCGGATCCTGTCACGCGTGCTCGTGATCTCGATCGCGCCGATGCTGTTCATCGGCATGATCGCGCTGGTCAGCCTGGTCGGGTTGTCGCGGTCGGCGGAGCAGGACGTCGCGGCCAGCCGCGAGGAGCTCAGGCAGGACGTCGTCGGACCGGCGGTCCGGAGGGACGCCGCCGGCGTCGCGCGCGAGGTGGAGCGACTGCTGGCCGAGCGGGTCGCCGACGTCGTCGAACTGTCCGTGTCGCCACTGCTGGTGTCCGCCGCAGGGGAGGCAGCGACGGATGTCGGCGACGCCCTGGTCGCGACGCCGATCACCGAGCTCGAGCAGCAGTACGCCGGCTCACGACGGTTGGCGGGGGGCTCGGACGCCGAGCGGCACCTCCGCGCGATCGCGAAGCGCCAGGCGGTGTTCCGGCAGCTGCTGTTCACGGAGCGCAACGGCTTCACGGTCGGCTCGTCGTCGAATCCGGAGCACCTCAGCAACAGCGGGGAGCCATGGTGGTCGACCGCGTGGGACGACGGGTTCTTCATCGGCCCCGTCGAGCGACTCGGCACGGACGCCTACGGCCTGACGGTTGCGGCCCGCATCGGTGAGCAGGGGACCGACGAGCACGCCGGGGTCGTGAAGGCGATCATCAACGTGCGGGTGCTGCAGCGGACCACGGACCGGATCGCCCGGGACAGCGGCTCTGACGTGACGCTGCTGACCGGGGAGGGCGAGCTGCTGGCCGAGACCGTCTCCGACCACGACGCCTCACGGCTGTTGAACCCCGAGATCGAGCTGGACGCCGAGCGCGCGGAGACCGTCGAGCGTGCTCTCGGTAGCAATGAACCGGGCGTGGCGCTGACCGAGAGCTCCGTCGCCGGCTTCGCACCGGTGTCGACGGTCGACGGCCGTCTGCGGCGCCTGCTCCAGCGCTTCGACAACCTCGACCAGGACCCGATCTCGTGGATCGCTGTCGTGGAGCGGCCCATCGACGCGGCCTTCGCGCCCCTGGCCAGGCTGTCGGACGTGTCGGACGGCCTCAGCGCGACCGCGCGCACGTTCGCGATCATCGTCGTCGTCGCCCTCCTGCTCTCGCTGATCGCCGCGTTCCTCGTGTCGACCCGCCTGGCCCAGCGCATCGTCGGACCGCTCCGGTCGCTCGGCGCGACCGCACGCAACATCGCCGACCACCAGCTGCCGGTGCTCGTGCACCGTGCGCAGAGGCCAGGCGCTGGCCGCGACACCGACCTGCCCGTGCTCCCCGCGGTCGAGCTGCGCACCAACGACGAGATCGAGGACGTCGCCGACGCGTTCAACATCGTCAGCAGCACCGCTGCCGACCTCGCCGCCGACCAGGCACGGAGCCGCCGGAACGTCGCCCGCATGTTCGTCAGCCTCGGTCGTCGCAACCAGAACCTGCTGAGCCGTCAGCTCGAGTTCATCGACCGGCTCGAGCGCGACACCTCCGACCCCGACCTGCTAGACGACCTGTTCCGCCTCGACCACCTCGCGACACGGATGCGGCGCAACGCCGAGAGCCTGCTGGTGCTCGCCGGCGAGGAGCCCGCACGCCGGTGGTCGGAGCCGGTCTCGTTGACCTCCGTGGTGCGGGGTGCGATCTCCGAGGTCGAGGACTACCGGCGCGTCACCCTCGACGGCGTCGACGAGGCGCAACTCGCCGGCGCCGCGGTCGCCGACGTCACGCACCTGCTGGCCGAGCTCATCGAGAACGCCACGCAGTTCTCGCCGCCCGACACACCGGTCGACGTCGTCGGCCGACGGGTCGTCGACGGCTACGCGCTGGCCGTCGTCGACGACGGCGTCGGCATGAGCGTGGAGCAGCTCGAGGACGCGAACCGGCGGATCGACGCATCGCCGATGGTCGATCGGGTGCCCTCCAGCTTCCTCGGCCTGTTCGTGGTCGGTCGCCTCGCCGCCCGGCACCGCATCCGCGTGCGGCTGGGCGAGTCGACGACCGAGGGTGTGACGGCAAAGGTGCTGCTGCCGACGGCGCTGATCGACCCGCCGGTGCCGACGGGCGTGGCCGGGAACCGCGGGCCGGCGCTCGAGGCCGGTGCGCTGCCCGACGACGCTGCCGAGGGTGCGGCAGCGCACGACGTGACCGCCGCGGAGTCCGACGCCGACGGCGTCGGGATCGACGTGGCCGATGACACCGCGACCGAGCGGACGCACGTCTCGGCGTCGGTGGTGCGCGAGCGCCGCCCGGCGTTCGACCAGACCGCGCCGCCCATCCCCGGACGTGGTGGCCGCACGTGGTCGTCGGAGGAGCGGACGTCGTCCCGTGCGCCGTTCGACCATATCGAGATGCGCGGGCTGACCGACGACGAGGTCGACCTGCGGGACGCGGAGACTGAGCCCGACGTCGGACCCGCCGAGTCCGACGACCGGTCATCTACCGTTGACGAGCACGGTCCTGATGACGGAGCGGCGGCGGGACCGCCCGACGAGGCCGTCGACCTGGGCCTTGATCTGCGGGAGCCGTCCGAGGTGCGCGACGATCGACCCGACACGGCGACGCAGGAGCCGGGCGAGCCGTGGTCGGGTGACCGCGCGTTCGACGATCTGGCGTACACCGGAGAAGCGCGCTACCCACCGGTCGGCGACAGCGCCCCAACGGACGTCGAGGTCGCCGAGGACGCGTTCGGAGCGGAGCCGGTGGCCGGAAGCGCGATCGGAGCGGATCGAGCGGAGGTCGGGGACGTGGTGGCGGGGGACGTGGTTGCCGAGCCCGTGGCGAGGGATCGGGCCGCAGCGACCGACGGTCCCGGGGACCTCGAGACCGAGGTCGTGTCCGACGAGCCCGACGACGTCGAGACGGCGGGCGAGCCGGTCACCACGGACCGGCGCGATCAGCCGACGGCGGACGACGTCGGTGCGTGGTGGACCGGTGATCTCGGCCCGCATGAACCGGCCGAGGGGTCGCTGGACGACATCTGGGCGCCGCACGACACCACGGTGTTCCCCGCCGATGACCGGCCAGCGCCTGGCGCAACCGACGGCACCCCGGCGCCCGGTGGGACCGAGGACACGCGGCCGCCTGCCGCGACCGATGACGATCCGCTGATCGAGCCGGCTCCGCTCGACGACGATCCGCTGGTCGAGCCGGCTCCGCTCGACGACGATCGACCAGCGGCCGTGACGGAGGCGGAGGACGACCCGCGCGACGCCGCACCTGTCCTCGAGGTACGTCGGCGGGCCTCGCGGCGGGAAGGCGCCGCCGGCGGCCCTGCCAACGGCCGGGCGCTGCTGCGCACGGAACGAACACCGGCCGCAGATGACGCGGCGCCGTCGGAGCCTTCGCCCTCTCGGGCGACGACGAACGCCGAGGTGACCGACGAGCATGGTGTCACGCTCACGGCCGCCGAGCACGAGGCGCGGGCCACACGGGACCGCCTGTCGCGCTTCCAGCGCGCGGTGCAGGAGGGTCGATCACAGACACGGAGTCGGCACAACGGGGGAGAGCATCACGATGCGTAA
- a CDS encoding roadblock/LC7 domain-containing protein — MRKLSGSARNFNWLLSNFVRDVAGVREAIAVSSDGFLLAGSAGRERDGVEQFAAIVSGLTSLTNGAGSLLDCGDVDQVIVEMREGVLFISSISDGSTLAVLADKDCDMGLVGYEMTLLLDRVGTTLTPALISELKNALTV; from the coding sequence ATGCGTAAGCTGAGTGGCAGCGCACGCAACTTCAACTGGTTGCTGTCAAACTTCGTCCGCGACGTCGCCGGGGTGCGCGAGGCGATCGCTGTCAGCTCGGACGGGTTTCTGCTCGCCGGATCGGCGGGAAGGGAACGGGACGGCGTCGAGCAGTTCGCGGCGATCGTGTCCGGCCTGACCAGCCTGACCAATGGCGCCGGGAGCCTGCTGGACTGCGGCGACGTCGATCAGGTGATCGTCGAGATGCGCGAGGGCGTGCTGTTCATCTCGTCGATCAGCGACGGCAGCACCCTCGCGGTCCTCGCCGACAAGGACTGCGACATGGGCCTGGTCGGCTACGAGATGACGTTGCTCCTCGACCGGGTCGGCACGACGCTGACGCCCGCGCTCATCAGCGAGCTGAAGAACGCGCTCACCGTATGA
- a CDS encoding DsrE family protein, giving the protein MARRVVSILTAAPAAMSPHDPVLEANVYAVAEDVDLTVLLRGVAIEYAAASGAVPEARLAGVPLPNARCARDLRGLLESGVLVYVDAVSAAHQGLDADALISGVTIADAAEQSELLRTADAVLHW; this is encoded by the coding sequence GTGGCGCGTCGTGTCGTGAGCATCCTGACCGCGGCGCCGGCCGCGATGTCGCCCCACGATCCGGTGCTCGAGGCCAACGTCTACGCCGTCGCGGAGGACGTCGATCTGACGGTGCTGCTCCGCGGCGTCGCGATCGAGTACGCGGCGGCGAGCGGCGCCGTGCCGGAGGCGCGCCTCGCCGGCGTGCCGCTGCCCAACGCCCGGTGTGCGCGCGATCTGCGGGGCCTCCTCGAGTCCGGCGTCCTCGTCTACGTCGACGCCGTGAGCGCCGCCCACCAGGGCCTCGACGCCGACGCGCTCATCTCCGGCGTCACCATCGCCGACGCCGCGGAGCAGTCCGAGCTGCTGCGCACGGCCGACGCTGTGCTGCACTGGTAG
- a CDS encoding DUF742 domain-containing protein — MNGRPHAEDHGRLVPPYIVTGGRTRSSADDLALETLVTTTAEGIAGADRHVFEQRRILMTCRDPMSIAEVAAELEVPAGVARVLIGDLVSDGLLRVTGPTDMNEQLIRRLIDAVRSL, encoded by the coding sequence ATGAACGGCCGTCCGCACGCCGAGGACCACGGGCGCCTCGTGCCGCCCTACATCGTGACTGGCGGACGCACCCGCTCGTCGGCTGACGACCTCGCGTTGGAGACCCTGGTGACGACGACAGCGGAGGGCATCGCGGGCGCCGACCGCCACGTGTTCGAGCAGCGGCGCATCCTCATGACCTGCCGCGACCCGATGTCGATCGCAGAGGTCGCCGCCGAGCTCGAGGTGCCGGCCGGCGTCGCCCGCGTGCTGATCGGTGACCTGGTGTCCGATGGCCTGCTGCGCGTCACCGGACCGACCGATATGAACGAACAGCTCATCAGGAGGCTGATCGATGCCGTCCGCTCCCTCTGA